AGCATCAATACATAAAAGTAGATACACAACAGTGCTGCTTTAACAGCATTTATAGAATAACCTAATGTAGTAATCTGGTGTTGGTGTACTTACTGATGCTGCCACCTGTAGTCCAGTAGATCACAATACACCCTGTAGGAGCAGAACCTCCCTGTAGTAAATGTTAATTGGTTGAACATTATAAAGACAATACTGTTACCTTTAGCAAAAAAGAGGACAAAGCGAAAGATGAgaaaaaagaggaggagaaaaaagatgGAGACAAGAAAGATGAGAAGAAGGATGAAAATAAAGATGagaaaaaagatgaaaagaaGGACGATAAAAAGGACGAAAAGAAGGATGATAAGAAGGACGATAAGAAGGATAAAAAGGatgataaaaagaaagaagagccTCCGTAAGTATGTTACGTGTGACAACTCGAATAACTGCTTTAGCTATCAGAAACTGCTCATCAGTTGTCATTATGtttaaaactaaataatttaCTCTGGATTGTAATATGTAGAAATGCTGTCTGTTTTACATCATGTAAAATCTGTTAGCTGTGCTATGATACAACCTATCTAAGTAAACTGGGCAGTCATTTAAACTTTGTTTCTATAGGAAAGAGGTCTGGATCATGGACCCAGCCACAGACAAGTATTACCATTGGCTCACAATAATAGCAGCACCAGTGTTTTACAACCTGATGATGATCGTAACGAGGTCTGCTTATGAACATATTTGGTTGATTTTCTAATTAAGCTTGGTGTGGTTGAGATGCCTTGTTTTAACTGTGGTATTGTGGTGGTGTTAATATTTATGTAGGGCCTGTTTCAATGAGCTACAGAACACCTACACAATCCTGTGGATCATCCTGGACTACACTTCAGATGTAATCTACTACACAGACACATTTGTAAGATCAAGAACAGGTAAAGACGgttgtctttttttaaatgacGGTTTTAAATGATCGGttgcttatttctttatttgaagCAAACTGACCAAACAATTTTCCTATCATTCCCACATTTTTTAGGGTTCTTGGAGCAAGGCCTGCTGGTTAAGGACGGCACGAAGCTAATGGGGCACTATAGGCAAACCTCGCAGTTCAAATATGACATGTTGTCAATGATTCCCACTGATTTTTTAATGCTGAAGGTGGGATACAACAACCCGGAACTGAGGTTCAATCGTCTGTTTAAAATGGCGCGCCTCTTCGAGTTCTTTGACCGCACAGAGACCAGAACAAACTACCCCAACATCTTCCGTATCAGCAACCTCGTACTTTACATCTTGATCATTATCCACTGGAACGCCTGCATCTTCTTTGCGATTTCCAAAACGATCGGCTTCGGCACAGACACTTGGGTCTACCCCAACATTAGCCATCCTGAATACGGACGCCTAGCTCGAAAATACATCTACTGTTTGTATTGGTCCACTCTTACACTCACCACTATTGGAGAAACCCCTCCTCCTGTCAAAGATGTAGAGTATCTGTTTGTAGTTGCTGACTTCCTCATTGGAGTGCTTATTTTTGCTACTATTGTCGGTAATGTCGGTGCCATGATCTCCAACATGAACGCCTCACGTGCTGAGTTCCAAGCCAAGATTGACTCCATCAAGCAGTACATGCAGTTCCGTAAGGTCTCCAAAGATCTGGAGGCCAGGGTGATCAAGTGGTTCGATTACCTCTGGACAGAAAAAAAGACCTGTGACGAGAAGGAGGTGTTGAAGAACCTTCCAGACAAGCTCAAAGCCGAGATTGCCATCAACGTCCATCTGGATACACTGAAGAAGGTGCGGATCTTCCAGGATTGCGAAGCTGGACTGCTGATCGAGTTGGTGCTCAAACTGCAGCCTCAGGTTTTCAGCCCAGGGGATTACATTTGTAAAAAGGGCGACATCGGAAGAGAAATGTACATCATCAAGGAAGGAAAGCTGGCTGTGGTGGCTGATGACGGAGTCACTCAGTTTGTGGTGCTCAGTGATGGAGCATACTTTGGAGAAATCAGTATCCTCGGTATCAAAGGCAGTAAAGCTGGGAACAGGCGGACAGCCAACATCCGAAGTGTGGGCTACTCTGACCTTTTCGCCCTCTCTAAAGATGACCTAATGGAGGCACTTACAGAGTACCCCGAGGCCAAGAAGGCCCTGGAGGAGAAAGGAAAAGCCATCTTGATGAAGGACAACTTGATCGATGAAGCCGTGGCCAACGCAGGGGCAGATCCCAAAGACCTGGAGGAAAAAATTGTGAAACTGGAGAGCAATCTAGATGTCATGACCACCAAGTTTGGTAGACTCATGGCAGAGTACACATCCTACCAAGCCAAGATCAAGCAAAGGCTTACTAACATGGAGAGCAAAGTAAAATCACTTCGGCCAGAAGACCTGTCTGAAGTCGTCGCGGACAAAaaggaagaagagaagaaaaaatagtTCCAAACTGATCAAAATGTGAATAGATACAACATAGACAATGGGGTAAAGGGTTTTTGTTAATATGTACATACGTTCAAACATAGGCAGAACACTACTTTTAAACTGTTTCTACACGTTGTTTATATGTTTTGAATATGTGAGTTTGTACAACTTACCAAAAATGTTATGCATCATGAAgcataagtgtttttttaaagagtatGGCCCATTTAAAGTAAGCTCCAGAAAATGTGCATAAAGTATATCCTTATATCACTGTAAACAGGTTTATTATTATATGCTGTATCCATTCTTTTTGTACCTATGAACAGACTGAGACAGTATGCTGCATGACCCAGTTTGTCCACTTATTTGTCCTTCAGAGTGTGAGATACTTTGTGGTTCACAAGTTTAAaacatgtctttttttatttgatgggACAATTTAgaattattttcagatttttttttggcaaGCATTAAACACTGTCCCTGTTATTGCAGTGTTTTATCAATACAATAACCAGTTTACCCTGTGTTATCTGAAAAAAGTGTTGATTGAATAtcattgatattttattttagtggACTTGTTCTTGCTGTTACTTAATCAGTGGCATTGACAGTGTTACTCTTAAAGCATGCTCTGTCAGCCTGGCTAGAACTTCATAATTCCAAAAACTAttcttatttataatattattttttaaaaagatgcCATGTCCTTAGAAGCATTACACATGTATAGCCTCTAAATACAAACATCTTAacatataatgtaataaaattttctaaaataagttctctgtctctcattcactAATGGTTTAACTTGTATAAAGTACTTATTTTAATTCTGTCACTATGATATGAAACtaggtaaaaaatgtatatgctcatgctctttttgaactttttgcTCATTGAAAAAATAGTCCATCAAACTtttgagtatttattttttacagtgcatgaaCTAAATCTACCAGGTAGGAAACCAGATACCTCCTTGACTAGATGTAGTGTCCAAAtcaatttacattaaaatatatgttactgttttgtttaatttaagcccattttttctcaatttagaaggccaactacccaacccacctTAATAGAACATGATTAAATTTACATTAGGACCAGAGGCtcagtcctctgtgattttatatcCACCAAGATCGACCAAGACTGTGTCTTATCCCATCATTCTGTGATTAAATTATAGGCTGAAAATTTTTAACTTGGCAGGCGTCTGTTCCGTTTAGTCCTTGCCGTTTTCTCTGGATCTCAGAATATCTAGGTAGATGTCACCTTacatcagactttttttttttagaccttttgaTATACAAAGCTGTTGTGAAAAGGAATTTTGCTACTGTGTGGATGGGCATTTATTTTCCTAAACATGCATCCTTTTAAAAACTAATCCAATctgataaaatattttattcccaAAGGGCATCACACTGCTGAGAACAGCTAGAGTGACAATACAGTATAATAACATGTTTGTATGAAGGATGATGCTTCAATTTCTATTTGCAGGAACCAAGGTAGGAAATAGTGTTAAGTTGACAAGATGCTTAGATTAATGACAACTGGTTTTGAGTGTCCATTTAAGGTCATACTTTGATCTTATTCAGATCTTACTCTGGCCTTTCTGCATTTTTTAGACTACTATTGCTGAAGCTTTACCACGTGTAAGGCTCTTAATAGACGGTGCAGGCTATTCAGAGGCACTAAGCCACATCTCAGGCCGTGCTCAATATGGTGAGGGATTGACATAAGCCTCATTCTGCCATCAGGAGTTTATCAGGAGTCTGGCTGAAAGGCGAGAGGTTAGATCTCAGGCTAGAAATGATACAATCCAAGACCCCTAGCTACATGGTAATTACGTCAAGGACCCAGATGTTTCAGGTCCATCAGACTCTGAAAATGGAGTTAGATCAAGCAGCAAGAGGAAGAGCCCATGGTTGGGGGATTATTGCTCTATTAAGCGTCTGGACAGGTTACCAGACCAGTCATTTCAAACTACTGGAAAATCGAAGTACACACCGTTAAAAAGTACAGAGAACATGACTGAGGAAAAGGCCTTACTGGGCAGAGGTGACTGACAAGATAACAGGGATTAAAACTGGGTTCAGAGCAATCTCTGTAGACAGCTTTTAGTTCAAAGCAGGACTGTCTTTTAGTATTTCTTCATTTGTCCCATCCAAACCTGTTTCCTTCCTGCTCAGAGTGACATTCTTGATCTTCCTTCACATCTTGGCAAAGTAGCTACATCTGTCAGACCTGATGATCCTGGAATCTCAGTTGTTTACGAACCACTCCACAAGACATTCTTGACTTCTGTAAATCAGTGATAATCCGTTGGACTTTCCCTTTGTGCTGCCTTTTGGTCAATCCTCTGTATGCAACCAAACAAACTACAAGATGTAAATTATGATCACTAACAGGAAGTTCAGAGGTCTTGACCTTGACAACTTTGGAACTTGTAGCATAATTGCATTTATGAGTGGTGGGTGTATGTATATAGTAGACATTATGGTATGATTAAAGCTGGTATCAAAAACTTACCCCTTTTCTTCCCCTCAAAATTGCCCTCTATTACAGGTGCATGATGTACACACAACCAATGTGTTTACTGAAACCCCTGAAAGCCAAACAATGCCATAAAATTCAGGTCGTTAATGAGTGTATTATGTAAAACCTGACCTCTGACCATAAATAAATGTAACGACTCTAACTATAAACTGAACTTCATGTGTCAATGTGCTCAACTGTAGTTTACTATTACTTTAATATGGTCATTTTGTTTCAACTTTGCAGTCCATTCACATTTTTTCATCTCCAACAGTCTCAAGTTGTTTTAAGTGTTACACCATGACCCTAAATGTGATCTTTACCCACTAGTTATGAAACTAAGTTGTACAGCATAACAGCAGCTTATTAACTGGTCAGAGTTTCTACAGCTCCCACAAATCCCTCGAGTGAGGCATGTTTCAAAAATACATTTCAGGGACATTGCTGGTCTAACAGTCTGTACAATATACATCAATGTCAATATTCTGTTGTTTGGGGGAGAGGAGTTTTCCccttcaaaataataataataataataataaaataatcaggctAGTGTTAGTCTCTGTATTTCCTTCTGCCAGAAAACAACTCAGAATCTGAGTACTCTGTTCATACTCTTCAgatttgtttttcagtttttaatttatttaagaaTAACTGGAAACAATCAAATGCTTTCATTCTCAATATCAAGTTCTGTTACCCCTTTAATGTGAGCGCCATCAGCAGTGGAACAAACCACAGACACATTTATCTgagagaagaagaagtagaagaagaaaaaaaaaaacagtaaaatgatGAGCAAAAGAAATTCTCAGTGAATCCAGGGGGATCACTATAGTGGGTTTCCAGCTGTACTTGGGTAAACCTGAGGGGTTATATCTCAGCATGTTTGGCACAGCAGGACAGTGGTACAATTTGTGCCAATATCCCCTCATTTCGTTCAACAGTATAGTTATTTGGGCCAGACACTGTGCGGAGCAAAACAAAGCTACTAAAATATTAACCCAGCTGACTTCCATGATGTACTGATAAGGGCTTTTTGTAATTAGCTTAAAAGTCTGCCACCCTGAATTAAAACAAGACTGGTAAAGAAATCTCCCTCTGCACATCAGGGCTCTGCAAACACTGTAAAGGAAATGTGGATTCCTTTCTCTTTTAATCTTCTATTCATAGTTTTTCCTTTGTCATAAGTACACCACGAGAGCAGACGGCTAATCATGTCATCATACTGCAGTAAGGACAGAGAACCAGACCCTGCAGCTAGATACAGAACACTGGCCATAAGCAAGCAGCACAACTTGCCGACATGGCATTACACAAATGAATGCAGTTCCTCAATAAATACAGATTCCTGGTAACAAAGGTTGGTTTCAAGTTGCTCTGTACCTCAAAAAAGCATCGCTGGCGATGTGCGGACTGACTGGGGAAGACCTATGAACCATGAGCGTGACATGTCAACAAGCGGTCGATAGAAAAACTAACAGACATTCTGAATATTGAGTTAAGTGCACTTTCACAGTTCAACCATAGTACAACAATAACCTCCTCCTCCTGCCTTTACTCTTTTGTTCTTCTTTTTTCATATTATTTCTTTAGGTTTACATGGTGATCAGTCCTGAAGGTGTGGAAATCTCTAACCGTCCCTCCTTTTACCGCTTTCGAAATCAAAAAGTGAGCTGAATTCCAGGCAGACATGAAAGAACATACTTTATCCCTTAAAATAAATAGTGCTATATCTCAGTGCATACAAAAAGGGAAACTTAACACTTACATTAGAGGGAGAGAGCCAAGAGTCCAGTGTGGTTTTATCTATTTAGGCACAGGCACTCGGTCACCAGAACTTTTCCCACTTTAACCCAATTCATATCCTGCCTTACATTTAAACTtgatatttatgtttttgtttgtcgGTGTATTAGATTTCGCCTTTGACGAACACATGAAAACTCTGAAGTTGAGTGAGTTCTTTTGCATTTCCTCGTGCCTCAGAGCATGCCGAAGCCTTTGGCATAAGTGATGGCTTTGAGGAGTCTCTCTCTAAGTTTTTCCTTGGTGGAGTACTCAGGAAGAAGCAGCACGTTGAAGCAGGTGTGAGAGGTTGGTAACCTGACGATCAATAAAAAGAGTATAAGAATCTCAGAGGATTGTAACAAACAGGCTAACAGTTAGTTAATTGAAACAATATGCATCATTATTCAGGGCTTACATACTGCAATATAGTGCAATAGAGTAAGCAAtgatatcacattttttttctatcacattttagaacattattattataGGGTAAAAACAACATGAATAAAATCTGAGCAAAAGAAAACTTTACTGTTTATCTAATCAGAACAGTAGAAGTCCAAAGTCTATTAGCAGATCATAATAGATGCACACCACAAACAAAAATCAATATAGTATTGCAAAACACAATATATTGATACTTTTACACCCATACCTGGAACACTTCAAAAAGAGTATTAATAGAGGACACACGAGTGACTATGCAAATTCCCATGCCCTTACCTGTCTGAGTCTGGCCCATTTTTGGCAATGATCATCTTCAACTTGCCCAGGCCGCCCACTGGCGCTCTGTCTGTGCCTGTGGTGAACTGCAGAAACAACCTCTTCTGCTCCTGTCCAAATGAGTGCACTGTCTCCCAGAAGTCCCTGAAGGTCAAACCAAACCACATTAGATTGTTATCAGTGTGTAATGCCAAA
This DNA window, taken from Astyanax mexicanus isolate ESR-SI-001 chromosome 5, AstMex3_surface, whole genome shotgun sequence, encodes the following:
- the cnga3a gene encoding cyclic nucleotide-gated channel cone photoreceptor subunit alpha isoform X3, with product MAKICTAESYPSRHRVSVRASDDEVDQTDYGDNRAPSICDDTASEMQGVNSTATSQQLQESRRSSFTGAGAMARKSSQWPLAVYNMNNCNNTDDKKEDKAKDEKKEEEKKDGDKKDEKKDENKDEKKDEKKDDKKDEKKDDKKDDKKDKKDDKKKEEPPKEVWIMDPATDKYYHWLTIIAAPVFYNLMMIVTRACFNELQNTYTILWIILDYTSDVIYYTDTFVRSRTGFLEQGLLVKDGTKLMGHYRQTSQFKYDMLSMIPTDFLMLKVGYNNPELRFNRLFKMARLFEFFDRTETRTNYPNIFRISNLVLYILIIIHWNACIFFAISKTIGFGTDTWVYPNISHPEYGRLARKYIYCLYWSTLTLTTIGETPPPVKDVEYLFVVADFLIGVLIFATIVGNVGAMISNMNASRAEFQAKIDSIKQYMQFRKVSKDLEARVIKWFDYLWTEKKTCDEKEVLKNLPDKLKAEIAINVHLDTLKKVRIFQDCEAGLLIELVLKLQPQVFSPGDYICKKGDIGREMYIIKEGKLAVVADDGVTQFVVLSDGAYFGEISILGIKGSKAGNRRTANIRSVGYSDLFALSKDDLMEALTEYPEAKKALEEKGKAILMKDNLIDEAVANAGADPKDLEEKIVKLESNLDVMTTKFGRLMAEYTSYQAKIKQRLTNMESKVKSLRPEDLSEVVADKKEEEKKK
- the cnga3a gene encoding cyclic nucleotide-gated channel cone photoreceptor subunit alpha isoform X1 produces the protein MAKICTAESYPSRHRVSVRASDDEVDQTDYGDNRAPSICDDTASEMQGVNSTATSQQLQESRRSSFTGAGAMARLSHFLFMLRNWATHRLQREVERPDSFLERFRGPELKDISSRGSYARSSIGHPDRPHKRKKSSQWPLAVYNMNNCNNTDDKKEDKAKDEKKEEEKKDGDKKDEKKDENKDEKKDEKKDDKKDEKKDDKKDDKKDKKDDKKKEEPPKEVWIMDPATDKYYHWLTIIAAPVFYNLMMIVTRACFNELQNTYTILWIILDYTSDVIYYTDTFVRSRTGFLEQGLLVKDGTKLMGHYRQTSQFKYDMLSMIPTDFLMLKVGYNNPELRFNRLFKMARLFEFFDRTETRTNYPNIFRISNLVLYILIIIHWNACIFFAISKTIGFGTDTWVYPNISHPEYGRLARKYIYCLYWSTLTLTTIGETPPPVKDVEYLFVVADFLIGVLIFATIVGNVGAMISNMNASRAEFQAKIDSIKQYMQFRKVSKDLEARVIKWFDYLWTEKKTCDEKEVLKNLPDKLKAEIAINVHLDTLKKVRIFQDCEAGLLIELVLKLQPQVFSPGDYICKKGDIGREMYIIKEGKLAVVADDGVTQFVVLSDGAYFGEISILGIKGSKAGNRRTANIRSVGYSDLFALSKDDLMEALTEYPEAKKALEEKGKAILMKDNLIDEAVANAGADPKDLEEKIVKLESNLDVMTTKFGRLMAEYTSYQAKIKQRLTNMESKVKSLRPEDLSEVVADKKEEEKKK
- the cnga3a gene encoding cyclic nucleotide-gated channel cone photoreceptor subunit alpha isoform X2, with product MAKICTAESYPSRHRVSVRASDDEVDQTDYGDNRAPSICDDTASEMQGVNSTATSQQLQESRRSSFTGAGAMARLSHFLFMLRNWATHRLQREVERPDSFLERFRGPELKDISSRGSYARSSIGHPDRPHKRNKKEDKAKDEKKEEEKKDGDKKDEKKDENKDEKKDEKKDDKKDEKKDDKKDDKKDKKDDKKKEEPPKEVWIMDPATDKYYHWLTIIAAPVFYNLMMIVTRACFNELQNTYTILWIILDYTSDVIYYTDTFVRSRTGFLEQGLLVKDGTKLMGHYRQTSQFKYDMLSMIPTDFLMLKVGYNNPELRFNRLFKMARLFEFFDRTETRTNYPNIFRISNLVLYILIIIHWNACIFFAISKTIGFGTDTWVYPNISHPEYGRLARKYIYCLYWSTLTLTTIGETPPPVKDVEYLFVVADFLIGVLIFATIVGNVGAMISNMNASRAEFQAKIDSIKQYMQFRKVSKDLEARVIKWFDYLWTEKKTCDEKEVLKNLPDKLKAEIAINVHLDTLKKVRIFQDCEAGLLIELVLKLQPQVFSPGDYICKKGDIGREMYIIKEGKLAVVADDGVTQFVVLSDGAYFGEISILGIKGSKAGNRRTANIRSVGYSDLFALSKDDLMEALTEYPEAKKALEEKGKAILMKDNLIDEAVANAGADPKDLEEKIVKLESNLDVMTTKFGRLMAEYTSYQAKIKQRLTNMESKVKSLRPEDLSEVVADKKEEEKKK
- the cnga3a gene encoding cyclic nucleotide-gated cation channel alpha-3 isoform X4, coding for MAKICTAESYPSRHRVSVRASDDEVDQTDYGDNRAPSICDDTASEMQGVNSTATSQQLQESRRSSFTGAGAMARLSHFLFMLRNWATHRLQREVERPDSFLERFRGPELKDISSRGSYARSSIGHPDRPHKRKKEVWIMDPATDKYYHWLTIIAAPVFYNLMMIVTRACFNELQNTYTILWIILDYTSDVIYYTDTFVRSRTGFLEQGLLVKDGTKLMGHYRQTSQFKYDMLSMIPTDFLMLKVGYNNPELRFNRLFKMARLFEFFDRTETRTNYPNIFRISNLVLYILIIIHWNACIFFAISKTIGFGTDTWVYPNISHPEYGRLARKYIYCLYWSTLTLTTIGETPPPVKDVEYLFVVADFLIGVLIFATIVGNVGAMISNMNASRAEFQAKIDSIKQYMQFRKVSKDLEARVIKWFDYLWTEKKTCDEKEVLKNLPDKLKAEIAINVHLDTLKKVRIFQDCEAGLLIELVLKLQPQVFSPGDYICKKGDIGREMYIIKEGKLAVVADDGVTQFVVLSDGAYFGEISILGIKGSKAGNRRTANIRSVGYSDLFALSKDDLMEALTEYPEAKKALEEKGKAILMKDNLIDEAVANAGADPKDLEEKIVKLESNLDVMTTKFGRLMAEYTSYQAKIKQRLTNMESKVKSLRPEDLSEVVADKKEEEKKK